The following proteins are encoded in a genomic region of Tenacibaculum sp. 190524A05c:
- the priA gene encoding primosomal protein N', giving the protein MYFIDVILPIPIQKLFTYSVTKEEADFLQKGMRVAVSFGKTKMYSALVFNIHQTPPKLYEAKEIHQILDEQPIVNEKQLKHWEWIASYYMCSLGDVYRAAVPSAFLLESETIIYRNESFSNTELLSDQEYLIYEALQRQSQLTLHEVAEVLDRKKVLPIINQLIDKAVLHVKEEIYETYKPKLIKYVRLNKNYKSDESLQELLSKLSRAKKQRDVVLTFFQLKTEKKPIKAKVLSEKSGVSAQIIKALVDKEIFEFYHIQTDRVQFKGEENPLKNLNEYQIKALSEIEESFEKHDITLLHGVTSSGKTEVYTKLIKKVLETGKQVLFLLPEIALTTQIIKRLQNYFGNQISVFHSKYSVNERVEVWNNILQNKVKAQIILGARSTIFLPFSNLGLIVVDEEHESSYKQYEPSPRYNARDAAIVLGKLHNAKVLLGSATPSIETKFNTTQNKYGLVHLNRRHGNIQMPKIELIDVKEKRRKKEMIGHFSDRLIQLMNDVLEEKKQIILFQNRRGFSPIVECTTCGHSPQCPNCDVSLTYHKYNNQLKCHYCHYQRAMPNSCGACGSSTLDTKGFGTEQIELELKELFPNHNIGRMDSDTTRGKFGYQKIIEAFEAQEIDILVGTQMLSKGLDFANVLLVGILSADTMLNYPDFRAHERAYQLMVQVSGRAGRSERQGMVAIQTFNPYHQILQQVSTNSYEEMYTEQLQDRWQYHYPPYYRLIKITLKHKDYVKVNEGVNWLAKALQNVFRENVLGPTAPAVSRVRNQYIKNLMIKIPPKQSLAKTKEQLQKVKTTFEAVKEFRPIRFIIDVDAY; this is encoded by the coding sequence TCATCAGATTTTAGATGAACAACCAATTGTTAACGAAAAACAATTAAAGCATTGGGAATGGATTGCCTCTTATTATATGTGTTCTCTTGGAGATGTGTATAGAGCAGCTGTGCCATCAGCTTTTCTTTTGGAAAGTGAAACAATTATTTATCGAAACGAATCTTTTAGCAATACAGAATTACTTTCAGATCAAGAATATTTGATATATGAAGCTTTACAGCGTCAATCGCAATTAACCTTACATGAAGTTGCAGAAGTTTTAGATAGAAAAAAGGTTTTACCGATAATCAATCAATTGATAGATAAAGCTGTGCTTCATGTTAAAGAAGAGATTTACGAAACGTACAAACCTAAATTGATAAAGTATGTTCGTTTAAATAAGAACTATAAATCGGATGAGAGTTTACAAGAGCTATTGTCCAAATTATCTAGAGCTAAAAAACAACGAGATGTTGTGCTTACCTTTTTTCAATTAAAAACTGAGAAAAAACCGATAAAAGCAAAAGTGCTTTCTGAAAAATCGGGAGTTTCAGCTCAAATCATAAAGGCACTTGTGGATAAAGAGATCTTTGAGTTTTATCATATCCAAACCGATCGTGTCCAGTTTAAAGGTGAAGAAAATCCTCTTAAAAATTTAAACGAGTATCAAATCAAAGCGCTTTCAGAAATTGAGGAAAGTTTTGAAAAGCACGATATCACTTTATTACATGGAGTTACAAGTTCTGGTAAAACTGAAGTATATACAAAATTAATAAAGAAGGTTTTAGAAACAGGTAAACAGGTATTATTCTTATTACCAGAAATAGCTTTAACAACTCAAATTATAAAAAGATTACAGAACTATTTTGGGAATCAAATTTCTGTTTTTCACTCTAAATATTCAGTAAATGAAAGAGTAGAAGTATGGAATAATATTTTACAGAATAAAGTTAAAGCACAAATCATATTAGGAGCGAGGTCAACCATATTTCTACCATTTTCTAACTTAGGTTTAATTGTAGTTGATGAAGAGCATGAATCTTCTTATAAACAATATGAGCCTTCACCAAGATATAATGCAAGAGATGCTGCTATAGTTTTAGGAAAGTTACATAACGCAAAAGTTTTATTAGGTTCTGCAACACCTTCCATAGAAACAAAATTCAATACCACTCAAAATAAATATGGTTTAGTTCATTTGAATAGGAGACATGGAAATATTCAAATGCCAAAAATTGAATTGATAGATGTAAAAGAGAAAAGAAGAAAAAAGGAAATGATAGGTCATTTTTCTGACCGACTAATTCAGTTAATGAATGATGTTTTAGAAGAAAAAAAGCAAATCATACTTTTTCAAAACAGACGAGGATTTTCTCCAATTGTTGAATGTACAACATGTGGTCATTCTCCTCAATGTCCAAATTGTGATGTGAGTTTAACCTATCACAAGTACAATAATCAATTAAAATGTCACTATTGCCATTACCAAAGAGCAATGCCTAATTCTTGTGGAGCTTGTGGTAGTTCTACATTAGATACTAAAGGTTTTGGTACAGAACAAATTGAATTAGAGTTGAAAGAACTATTTCCGAATCACAATATTGGTAGAATGGATTCTGATACAACTCGAGGAAAGTTTGGTTATCAGAAAATAATTGAAGCATTTGAAGCTCAAGAAATAGATATTTTAGTAGGAACACAGATGCTATCAAAAGGATTAGATTTTGCAAATGTGTTGTTAGTTGGAATTTTAAGTGCCGATACGATGTTAAATTATCCAGATTTTAGGGCACACGAACGCGCATATCAATTAATGGTTCAAGTTTCTGGTAGAGCGGGAAGATCAGAAAGACAAGGAATGGTAGCAATTCAAACCTTTAATCCGTATCACCAAATATTACAACAAGTTTCTACGAATAGTTACGAGGAAATGTATACCGAACAATTACAAGATCGTTGGCAATATCATTATCCTCCTTATTATAGATTGATAAAAATCACCTTAAAACATAAAGATTATGTTAAGGTAAATGAAGGTGTAAATTGGTTAGCAAAAGCGCTACAAAATGTATTTAGAGAGAATGTATTAGGTCCAACAGCACCAGCAGTATCAAGAGTTCGAAATCAATACATCAAAAATTTAATGATTAAAATTCCTCCCAAACAGTCTTTAGCAAAAACTAAAGAACAACTTCAAAAGGTAAAAACCACTTTCGAAGCTGTTAAGGAATTTCGTCCTATTCGTTTTATTATAGATGTAGATGCCTACTAA